The Moorena producens PAL-8-15-08-1 genomic interval TAGGTTAGAACTCTTGCCTCTTGACTTTTGCCTCTTGCCTTTTTCCTATTGCCTATTGCCTCTTGCCTCTTGCCTCTTGCCTCTTGCCTTTTGCCTCTTGCCTTTTGCCTCTTGCCTTTTCCCTATCACTAATCCCAATAACTCAGAAATAAAATTATGCCCAATACATTAAATGGACACTTGAATGGACATCGTCCAACTCAGCTACAAGACACTAATCATGATCAAGATAGTTTAAACGCCACAAACTTAGCTAAATTGACTGATGATTGGTCTTACGCTACTAAAGAATTACTCGATAGTTTGCCTCAGGTTTGGACAAGGGGATTACTGTACTTTATAGTAGTGTTTGTGTCTATTATTTTACCCTGGTCGATGCTCTATAAGGTAGATGAAACCGGTACAGCTAGAGGACGACTTGAACCAAAGGGTAAGACCGTGAGGCTGGATGCTGCTGTAGCCGGTACCGTCGATGAAATTAAGGTTAAAGAGGGGGAAAAGGTTGAGGCTGGACAAAATTTATTGATTTTGAAATCCGGGTTAGTTCGTACTGAATTGCAGGAAGTTAACGATAAATTAAAAGGGCAATTGAGTAGGCGATCGCAGTTAGAATTACTAAAAAATCAGTTAGTGGTAGTCTTGACAACTCAGCAGCAACAAAATCAAGCCCAAGCCTTGGAAAAGCAAGCTCAAATTGACCAAGCGCGACAGACTATAACTGATCTTAGGAATTCCTATAACTTACAAAAAGACGAAAAATTAGCTCAAGTTAATCAGGCTAGGCAAACTCTTCAACTTAGTAAAACTGCCTCTAAGTTAATAGAAATTCGTTTAGCTAATGCCCAGCGAGAGGTGCAACGCTATCGTAAACTTTGGCAACAAGGAGTTGTGCCAGAAATTGATGTATTAGATAAGGATGATGTGGTACAAGAAAGGCGACGCTTCTATGAACAAACTAAGTCTGATCTTGAACAAGCTAAGTTACGGATTATGGAAGAACAAAGTAGTTATAAACGGACAATGGGTCAAGCCCAGGCAGATATTGATCAAGCAAAGTTACGATTAAAAGAACAGGAAAGGAGTTATCAGAGTATAATTCATTCCGGTAAGTTATCCGTACTTAAAATAGAAGAACAACTGAATAATATAGAGACCCAAATTACTACCCTAAATTCAGAAATTTCTCAGAGTAAGCGTCAGATTGACTCCTTGCAGCTTCAGTTAAAGCAACGAGTCTTAGAGGCACCGGTCAGTGGAATGGTATTTCAGTTACCGATTCAAAGACCTGGTGCTGTAGTGCAGCAGGGAACTATGGTAGCAGAAATTGCCCCAGAGGATTCATCATTAATTATTCGAGCCCAGATGGCAACCACTGAAAGTGGTTCTTTAAAGAAAGGAATGCCAGTTAAATTGAAATTTGATGCCTATCCGTTTCAAGAGTATGGGGTGATAGCAGGAGAATTAGTGGAAATTTCTCCAACTACCTCTGAGGTGGAAACGCAAAATGGAAAGGTAGCAGCATACAACATAGAAATTGCCTTAAATCAAGATTGTCTTCCCACAGGTAAGGAGTGTATTGGGTTGCGTCCTGGAGATACAGCGACTGCTGAGGTGATTGTACGCCAGCGTCGGATTATTGATTTTATTCTCGATCCGTTTAAGAAGTTGCAGCAAGGAGGTTTGAAATTATAGGTAATTTCCGGGATGTGATATCAGTCACTTCAGGGCATTATCAATTAGTGCATTTATCAATTTCTTGAGGTACTTTCAGTCTGGATTTTAGGGAGCAGGGAGCAGGGAGTAGGGAGCAGGGATAAAGGCCCTTCATCAGGGAGTTTAACCGATTAGCGACTACATCAATAATAATTGCTAAAACATTTATAACACCATGCTTTTTCATCCCCTATTCCCTATTCCCTATTCCCTATTCCCTGGGCGCAGCACTATAACTTTCACAGTTTAAATTACTAGGATAAACACGATGTCACCAGCTATCACAATTACCAAAGACGATATTCTTGAAGAAGTAAAGCTATCTTGTAAGATTCCTGAGATTATCGAAGCAATTACTATCCGCAAGTTAATCGCATCTGCTGCCGCTGAGGCGGGTATCCAAGTAGAAACAGAAGAACTTCAAGACGCAGCAGATCAATTCAGGATACTTAGCCAACTCGGGAGTGCTGAGGACACTTGGGCATGGCTAGAAAAACATGGGATGACCTTAGACGAATTTGAAACCATGGTATACAATGGCGCTATTTATAGAAAGTTAGCTAACCATTTATTTGCTGATAAAGTTGATTCTTATTTTTATGAAAATCAGCTAGATTATGCTGGTGTGGTCATGTATGAGGTAATCATAGATGATGAAGATTTAGCGATGGAAGTATTTTATGAGATTCAGGAAGGAGAGATGAGTTTCTATGATGTTGCTCATCAGTATATTCAGGATAAAGAATTACGTCGATCTGGGGGATATCAAGGAGTAGTAAGTCGTGAAAATATCAAGCCGGAGATTTCTGCTGCTGTTTTTGCAGCTAAGCCACCGCAGGTTCTCAAACCCATTGTGACCTCTAAGGGCGTACATCTGATTTTAGTGGAGGAGATTATTGAACCGCAATTGGATGATAAGCTGCGGTATAAAATCTTATTAAA includes:
- a CDS encoding HlyD family efflux transporter periplasmic adaptor subunit, with the protein product MPNTLNGHLNGHRPTQLQDTNHDQDSLNATNLAKLTDDWSYATKELLDSLPQVWTRGLLYFIVVFVSIILPWSMLYKVDETGTARGRLEPKGKTVRLDAAVAGTVDEIKVKEGEKVEAGQNLLILKSGLVRTELQEVNDKLKGQLSRRSQLELLKNQLVVVLTTQQQQNQAQALEKQAQIDQARQTITDLRNSYNLQKDEKLAQVNQARQTLQLSKTASKLIEIRLANAQREVQRYRKLWQQGVVPEIDVLDKDDVVQERRRFYEQTKSDLEQAKLRIMEEQSSYKRTMGQAQADIDQAKLRLKEQERSYQSIIHSGKLSVLKIEEQLNNIETQITTLNSEISQSKRQIDSLQLQLKQRVLEAPVSGMVFQLPIQRPGAVVQQGTMVAEIAPEDSSLIIRAQMATTESGSLKKGMPVKLKFDAYPFQEYGVIAGELVEISPTTSEVETQNGKVAAYNIEIALNQDCLPTGKECIGLRPGDTATAEVIVRQRRIIDFILDPFKKLQQGGLKL
- a CDS encoding foldase protein PrsA; this translates as MSPAITITKDDILEEVKLSCKIPEIIEAITIRKLIASAAAEAGIQVETEELQDAADQFRILSQLGSAEDTWAWLEKHGMTLDEFETMVYNGAIYRKLANHLFADKVDSYFYENQLDYAGVVMYEVIIDDEDLAMEVFYEIQEGEMSFYDVAHQYIQDKELRRSGGYQGVVSRENIKPEISAAVFAAKPPQVLKPIVTSKGVHLILVEEIIEPQLDDKLRYKILLNLFSEWIKQQVEQFEVTTNLDLDYQAA